GAGTCGGTCGAAGTCCGGGAGGTGAACCCGAGCCAGGACGTCCAGCGTGCGATGGAACAACAGACCTCCGCCGAGCGCAAACGCCGCGCGATGATCCTCGAAGCACAGGGTGAACGCCGCAGCGCCGTCGAGAAGGCCGAGGGTGACAAGCAGTCGAACATCATCCGCGCACAGGGTGAAAAACAGAGCCAGATCCTCGAAGCACAGGGTGATGCGGTCTCGACGGTGCTGCGAGCGAAGTCCGCCGAGTCGATGGGCGAGCGGGCGGTCATCGAACGCGGGATGGAGACCTTGGAGTCGATCGGCCAGGGCGAGTCGACGACGTTCGTCCTCCCCCAGGAGCTGACCTCGCTGATGGGCCGGTACGGCAAACACCTCACCGGTAGCGACGTGAAACTCGACGAGGGCCAACTCGACAGCCTGGAGTTCGACGAGGAGACCCGACAGATGCTCGGGCTCGACAACATCGACGAGCTGATCGGCCAGATCGACGAGGAGGCCGACCTCGACGTCGAGGAGATGGAGCAGGAGGCCCAGGCGATCAAGGAGGGCGAGGACGTCGACAGCATCCAGGACCCCGACGAGGTGATCAGTGGGATGAGCGACGAGTTCGAGGACGACTCCGACGAGCGCGACCTCGAAACGGAGACGGAGACGAACTGACTGCAACGGGCCGAAGCTGTTATATCTCGGCTCTGCTATGTACCGATAGCATGGTAGAGCCGGGGCCCGAATCGGTCGATCGGGACAAACGGACGACGTTGCGGCGGTTTGCGGCGCTTGGAGCCGCGAGCCCGCTGGCGGCGTTCGTCGGGTCGAACTCCGGGAGCGACGCCCGCTCTGCGATCGCGGGCTACGTCTCCTCGACCCCCGGTGCGCACTTCTCGAAGATCCGTGACGACCTCTCGCTGGGGACGGGCGAAACCCAACACCACCTCCGGCGACTGGTCGATGCGGGTGCGATCGAGAGCCACATGGACGGAGAATACAGGAGGTACTTTCCGGAGGGACGGTTCTCCGCGTTCGAGCGCCGGGCGCTTGGCTACCTCCGTCGGGAGACACCACGCGGGATGGTGCTCGCGCTGCTCGCGAACCCGGCGACGACCGGCAGCGCGATCGCAGAGCGCCTCGACGTCTCGACGGCGACAGTGAGTAACACGGC
The DNA window shown above is from Halalkalicoccus jeotgali B3 and carries:
- a CDS encoding winged helix-turn-helix transcriptional regulator; its protein translation is MVEPGPESVDRDKRTTLRRFAALGAASPLAAFVGSNSGSDARSAIAGYVSSTPGAHFSKIRDDLSLGTGETQHHLRRLVDAGAIESHMDGEYRRYFPEGRFSAFERRALGYLRRETPRGMVLALLANPATTGSAIAERLDVSTATVSNTAADLEEAGLLTRSNGYAVERPETLISLLVRYADSFDERTVSFADRADELVSYDP
- a CDS encoding SPFH domain-containing protein, translated to MFPAVPLQATLTLTFVALLLLFLAIVTVWQMVEIVDATEKRALTVFGEYRKLLEPGIHFIPPFVSATHRFDMRTQTLDVPRQEAITRDNSPVTADAVVYIKVMDAKKAFLEVDDYKRAVSNLAQTTLRAVLGDMELDDTLSKREEINAKIRKELDEPTDEWGIRVESVEVREVNPSQDVQRAMEQQTSAERKRRAMILEAQGERRSAVEKAEGDKQSNIIRAQGEKQSQILEAQGDAVSTVLRAKSAESMGERAVIERGMETLESIGQGESTTFVLPQELTSLMGRYGKHLTGSDVKLDEGQLDSLEFDEETRQMLGLDNIDELIGQIDEEADLDVEEMEQEAQAIKEGEDVDSIQDPDEVISGMSDEFEDDSDERDLETETETN